Proteins co-encoded in one Gossypium arboreum isolate Shixiya-1 chromosome 11, ASM2569848v2, whole genome shotgun sequence genomic window:
- the LOC108473150 gene encoding putative oxidoreductase C1F5.03c, giving the protein MDDRQQPESKKRVVVCGEGIIGICTAYFLAKKGAAVTLIEKSSVACAASGKAGGFLALDWCDGGPVESLARASFNLHRSLSEELNGPDLYGYRPLTSLSITVTESGPSSPSGSKSSGDSTIPSWVDGPTRGPRTIGTTQTTAQVHPQLFTRTLLNTAVEKYGVEVVIGKLEQLHVEEWRVGSVVLEEGRVIESDSVVLSLGPWTGKFEMLASMFGVSGLKAHSIVLEPKDPGAITPHALFLSFHPQGGKAMDPKVYPRPNGEVYICGMSTEEEVPDDPEQIVGNPASIAMLKRVGKSVSSHLREGEARVKAEQACFLPCTDDGVLIIGEVPGMKGCYVATGHSCWGILNGPATGAAVAELVLEGRATIVDLSRFSPARFVGRRRVKV; this is encoded by the exons ATGGATGACCGGCAACAACCTGAATCGAAAAAGCGCGTGGTGGTCTGCGGGGAAGGCATAATCGGCATTTGCACGGCTTATTTCCTTGCCAAGAAAGGAGCAGCCGTCACTCTCATTGAAAAATCTTCAGTAGCTTGTGCTGCTTCCGGAAAAGCAGGCGGGTTCCTCGCCCTAGACTGGTGCGACGGTGGTCCTGTCGAATCACTCGCGCGTGCTAGCTTTAATCTCCACCGTTCACTCTCCGAAGAACTCAACGGCCCCGACTTGTACGGGTATCGGCCCTTGACCAGTCTTAGCATTACAGTAACTGAATCAGGGCCTTCTTCTCCGTCCGGTTCCAAGTCGTCCGGTGATTCTACGATCCCATCATGGGTCGATGGGCCGACACGTGGGCCTAGAACAATCGGGACGACGCAAACAACAGCCCAAGTACATCCTCAATTATTCACAAGAACTCTGTTAAACACAGCCGTCGAGAAATATGGTGTTGAGGTGGTGATTGGGAAACTGGAGCAGCTACATGTTGAGGAATGGCGAGTTGGATCGGTTGTACTCGAAGAGGGACGAGTTATTGAGTCGGACTCGGTCGTTCTATCACTTGGGCCTTGGACTGGAAAGTTTGAGATGTTAGCTTCAATGTTCGGAGTTTCTGGGCTTAAGGCCCATAGTATTGTTTTGGAGCCGAAAGACCCTGGTGCCATAACGCCCCATGCCCTCTTTCTTAGCTTTCATCCGCAGGGCGGCAAAGCCATGGACCCCAAAGTTTACCCTCGTCCAAATG GGGAAGTTTATATATGTGGGATGTCAACAGAGGAAGAGGTGCCAGATGATCCAGAGCAAATAGTAGGCAACCCAGCATCAATAGCGATGCTAAAGAGAGTGGGTAAAAGTGTTTCGAGCCATCTGAGGGAAGGAGAAGCGCGAGTGAAGGCAGAGCAAGCTTGTTTCTTGCCATGCACCGACGATGGGGTGCTGATAATAGGAGAAGTTCCAGGGATGAAGGGGTGTTATGTTGCCACTGGTCACAGTTGTTGGGGGATACTCAATGGTCCAGCTACAGGTGCTGCTGTGGCTGAGCTTGTTCTTGAGGGACGTGCTACCATTGTTGATCTTAGTCGGTTTAGTCCTGCTAGATTTGTTGGGCGTAGGAGGGTTAAAGTTTAA